The DNA region TCCTCTGTAAGCAGCAGCGCCTTGATTCCTGACATCCAAATATAAGGTACCACATCTTGCGATTTTTTTTAGTCCAACTATGCGACATGTTCGACTATAAAATTACGACATCCTTCAATCATCGGAAGTAAAAAATAGGCACCATAGGTACCTACCGCAGGTGCCAAGTTCACGTCTATCATCCCCCGCATGGCCAGCCGCGTGCCTCTCCCGGCGCGGTGTAAGGATGACTGGCACGATAATCAGCGTCGACGCTCGGACGACCGTAACAAGTTTTATGCTTGCGAATGTTGAGAGCCGGATCCGATAGAGTGCCTCATTCAGTACCTTTGCAGATAGCTCAGAATGAATTTATTTATACAAAGGCCCGTAAGCCGAGCATGCCCTGAAATCCGCGTCTTCGGGATCCTTCGTGCCGAACGCGCTCCAAGCGCTCGGCCGGAACAATCGCTTGATCCCAACATTATGCATATTGACCGGGATCCGGAGCATGCTGGCCAGCGTGATCAAATCGGCGCCGATATGGCCGTAGCTGACCGCGCAATGATTAGAGCCCCAATTCTCCATGACCGAATAGACATCGTCAAATACGGGATCGCCCGGGATCAGGTCGGGTACGAACCAGGTGGTCGGCCATGCAGGCGTTGTTCGTCGATTCAGCATATCATGCACATCCGGCGGAAGCTCTGCCGTCCAGCCTTCCGCAAGCTGTAGTACGGGACCGACGCCGTCCACAAGGTTGATCCTGGACATCGTAACCGGCATGCCCCCCTTCGTTTGGAAATCCGTTGAATATCCGCCGCCGGCGAATTGATCCATATAGACGGGTCTCCAAAGCGTTGCGGATAGGCAAGCCTCTGCTTCCTCCTTTGTAATTTCCCAATGAGGCTTCATGACCGGCCTGCCTTCCCTTGATTGCTCGCCCGTACCGTCAAGGGCGGCCGGGCCGGAATTGATGAGGTGAATAAACCCTCCCGCCAGCTTCTCTTCCGGCTTCCAGCCGGTGACGCGCTCCACCGCTTCCGGGCTCCAGTAGGCACGGACGTCGGCGAAAATCTGGGCGGTATGCGACAAGTAATGATTAAACAGCATGGTCACCGCGTTCAGATTATCGTTCTCGGTAGCAACCGTGAACGGCTCGCGGATCCCGTTCCAATCGAATGAACTGCACAGGATAGCCTCAAGAACATCGGCGCTTGGATAATGGTCAGTCCATTCCCGCTGGCCCTGGAATCCCGATGCGATGGCATTATACCCGTAGGACTCCTCCTCGTATCCAAGCGCCGCGAGCTTGGGATTCCCGATCATGAGATCACGGACAATCAGCGCCATTTTGACCGAGGCGGCCCAGTTCGCTTTCTTTCGCTCCGGGTCAATCCGATCCTGCTCGGCGTTCGGATCCTCCCCTTCCCGGCAATACCGTTTCACCCATGCCAGCGCGGTCTCGAATTCATCCGGATCGAAGATGCCTAAGTCCATACGGCGGACGACCTCCGTCATATCCACGTAAGCATTCTTCATCCCAAGGTAGCGCTGGTAAAAATCCTCGTTCACGACGCAGCCCGCAATGCCCATGGATACCGAGCCTATGGATAAATACGATTTGCCGCGAAGGAGGGCTGCAGCCATGCCCGCGCGCGCAAATCGAACGAGCTTATCCCGCACATCCTCGGGAATGTTCCGTTCTTCTTGATCCTGGATGTGACGGCCGTAAATTTTGAAGACCGGAAGTCCTTTCTGATTATGCGCGGCATGAAGCGCGGCGAGGTACACCGCTCCCGGCCTCTCCGTCCCGTTAAACCCCCACACCGCATGCGGCAGCGTCGGGTCCGTCTCCATCGTCTCGAGCGGGTAGCACCAGCCGCTTGCCACGGTAACGATGACTCCGACCCCTTCCTTACGGAACGTCTCCGCACATCGGGCCGCCTCCGCCATACCGGAAATGCAGGTCTCGAACACCACGACTTCGACGGGAGTACCGTCCGGGTTCCGAACGGATGCCGTCAGGACCGATGCCGCTTCGTGCGCCAGCGCCATGGTCATCCCCTTCAGTGCCGCCTTTACGAGCTTGCGCCTGTCGATGATCGGCCTGATCCCGATCTTCGGAAAGCCGCCTGCGTATCGATGGTTAAGCTCTTTCATGCGTATCCCTCCTTGCTGTTCTTGATCCACAGTATTTTTAAATCTCAAACAAATCCTCCTGCAGCCGATCCAGGCAGGCGATGCTTCTTCATCATCCTTCGGATGAAAGCCACGCCTTCAGCAACCAGCGCGTCCCCGCTAGGCGCCAGCTGTCGCCAGACCCAAGTGTTCATGTTGTCCGTCATGTCGACGAATGATTCCAATGCGGCATAGCCGCTATATCCGA from Paenibacillus ihbetae includes:
- a CDS encoding L-fucose isomerase, translating into MKELNHRYAGGFPKIGIRPIIDRRKLVKAALKGMTMALAHEAASVLTASVRNPDGTPVEVVVFETCISGMAEAARCAETFRKEGVGVIVTVASGWCYPLETMETDPTLPHAVWGFNGTERPGAVYLAALHAAHNQKGLPVFKIYGRHIQDQEERNIPEDVRDKLVRFARAGMAAALLRGKSYLSIGSVSMGIAGCVVNEDFYQRYLGMKNAYVDMTEVVRRMDLGIFDPDEFETALAWVKRYCREGEDPNAEQDRIDPERKKANWAASVKMALIVRDLMIGNPKLAALGYEEESYGYNAIASGFQGQREWTDHYPSADVLEAILCSSFDWNGIREPFTVATENDNLNAVTMLFNHYLSHTAQIFADVRAYWSPEAVERVTGWKPEEKLAGGFIHLINSGPAALDGTGEQSREGRPVMKPHWEITKEEAEACLSATLWRPVYMDQFAGGGYSTDFQTKGGMPVTMSRINLVDGVGPVLQLAEGWTAELPPDVHDMLNRRTTPAWPTTWFVPDLIPGDPVFDDVYSVMENWGSNHCAVSYGHIGADLITLASMLRIPVNMHNVGIKRLFRPSAWSAFGTKDPEDADFRACSAYGPLYK